The following are encoded together in the Methanothermobacter tenebrarum genome:
- a CDS encoding TIGR00296 family protein: MLSKEDGKLLIKVARKAIKTYLEKGRIIDPPRIPSHLKEKMGVFVTLNKNGDLRGCIGFPEPIKPLIEGVIEAAVASATSDPRFPPVTVEELEKIQIEVSVLTKPELIKVEDPREYPKRIKVGVDGLIIEKGPYKGLLLPQVAVEWGFDEEEFLCNTCLKAGLPPDCWYEQDTKVYKFQAQIFQEKN, encoded by the coding sequence ATGCTTTCAAAGGAAGATGGCAAGCTCCTTATAAAAGTTGCCAGAAAAGCCATAAAAACATACCTAGAAAAGGGTAGAATAATAGATCCTCCAAGGATCCCATCCCATTTAAAAGAGAAGATGGGAGTGTTCGTAACATTAAATAAAAATGGAGATCTCAGAGGATGTATAGGGTTCCCAGAGCCTATAAAACCCCTAATAGAGGGTGTTATAGAAGCTGCGGTGGCATCAGCAACGTCAGATCCAAGATTCCCCCCAGTAACAGTGGAAGAACTCGAGAAAATTCAAATAGAAGTGAGCGTACTCACAAAACCAGAACTCATAAAAGTAGAGGATCCAAGAGAATACCCCAAGAGGATAAAAGTAGGAGTGGACGGACTCATCATCGAAAAAGGACCCTATAAAGGCCTATTATTACCACAAGTTGCTGTCGAGTGGGGTTTTGACGAAGAAGAATTCCTCTGCAATACATGCCTAAAGGCGGGTTTGCCACCAGACTGTTGGTATGAACAGGATACAAAAGTCTACAAATTCCAAGCCCAAATATTCCAAGAAAAAAACTAG
- a CDS encoding TldD/PmbA family protein, with translation MKLDVGAFEKTIHWLAEKADYADIRMGESLSNSLLMKDGKIQEIKTGHDTGIRVRVLNNGSWGLTYTSNPSKIDEIAEKAFKLSERVGGDVEMAPYPSIVDRTGSEARIPPSTVPVEDKKRTLLEVHDAASIDKIISTTINYVDSETKTIFFNSEGSFIESEEVRVALFLNTVASDGLQIQMGHDNIGGCHGFEILEREDLEMISRETSEKAVRLLSAHSPPSGKFTILADPKLTGVFIHEALGHATEADLVLQDDSILKDRIGERIGSKNVKIVDDPTMDAFGHYHYDAEGVKASPTTLVEDGILKSYLTSRETAQRLGLEPTGNARSIVSENPIVRMSNTYLEPGDWNFEEMIEDIEYGIYLKGSRGGQVDTGKGIFQFNAAESFLIEDGEIKEPLRDVSLSGNITETLKRVDAIGSDFKMNIGFCGKAGQTVPVGDGGPHLRVREVMVGGSG, from the coding sequence ATAAAGTTGGACGTTGGCGCCTTTGAAAAGACAATTCATTGGCTTGCAGAGAAAGCCGATTATGCCGATATAAGGATGGGAGAATCACTGAGCAATTCCCTTCTCATGAAGGATGGTAAGATACAAGAGATTAAAACAGGCCATGACACTGGTATACGTGTCAGGGTCCTTAATAATGGTTCATGGGGCTTAACTTATACTTCTAACCCATCAAAGATTGATGAAATAGCCGAAAAAGCCTTTAAATTATCTGAGAGAGTGGGTGGGGATGTTGAGATGGCACCATATCCTTCGATAGTTGACAGAACAGGCTCTGAGGCTAGAATACCACCCTCTACTGTGCCAGTCGAGGATAAGAAGAGAACACTTCTAGAAGTACATGACGCAGCCTCCATAGACAAAATTATAAGTACCACTATAAATTATGTGGACAGTGAAACAAAAACTATTTTCTTCAATTCTGAGGGATCATTTATAGAATCAGAGGAAGTGAGAGTAGCCCTATTCTTAAATACAGTAGCTTCTGATGGCTTACAAATCCAAATGGGACATGATAATATTGGGGGTTGCCACGGTTTCGAGATACTTGAAAGAGAAGACCTTGAAATGATAAGTAGAGAAACCAGCGAAAAAGCTGTTAGGCTATTATCAGCCCACAGTCCACCCTCAGGCAAATTCACCATCTTAGCAGATCCTAAGCTTACAGGAGTTTTTATACATGAAGCATTGGGGCATGCGACAGAGGCAGACCTTGTACTCCAAGACGATTCAATACTTAAAGATCGTATCGGTGAAAGGATAGGATCAAAGAATGTTAAAATAGTAGATGATCCAACCATGGACGCATTTGGCCACTACCATTATGATGCAGAAGGCGTGAAAGCATCACCCACAACCCTCGTGGAGGATGGTATCCTAAAATCTTATTTAACATCAAGGGAAACAGCCCAAAGACTAGGCCTTGAACCAACAGGTAACGCACGTTCAATAGTAAGCGAAAACCCTATTGTAAGAATGAGCAACACTTACCTAGAACCTGGTGACTGGAACTTTGAGGAGATGATCGAAGACATTGAATATGGAATATACCTTAAAGGTTCGAGAGGTGGGCAAGTGGACACAGGCAAGGGCATATTTCAGTTCAATGCAGCTGAATCCTTCCTAATAGAAGATGGTGAAATAAAAGAACCCCTCAGGGACGTTTCATTATCAGGGAATATCACAGAAACCCTTAAGAGAGTCGATGCCATAGGATCAGATTTCAAAATGAATATTGGATTCTGTGGGAAAGCAGGACAAACAGTACCTGTAGGTGATGGCGGACCCCATCTAAGAGTTAGGGAAGTCATGGTGGGTGGGAGCGGATAA
- a CDS encoding homocysteine biosynthesis protein: MKTINEINQKIKDGDAVVVTASEMTEIVAESGPKEAAREVDVVTTGTFGAMCSSGAFLNFGHSDPPIKMARTYLNGVELYSGLAAVDAYIGAAQPNKDPELGLDYGGAHVIEDLIKGKEIELVAEAYGTDCYPLKHVETLITLDKLNQAIMVNPRNCYQNYAVAVNSTDETLYTYMGTLLPNYGNVTYSSAGELSPLINDPYFQTIGFGTRVFLCGTEGYIVGEGTQHSTDVERKHGVPTTSAGTLMLKGDMKKMKPEFLKAATMPKYGPTLYVGVGIPIPILNEDIAASTGISDEDITCKVVDYGVPRRERPVVKETNYKELKSGKIEINGMEVPTSPLSSLKKAIIIAEELKRLIEKGEFLLTSPIYRLPSKGYTLRPLEIRKPSILVRELESKPVIVTHPDENIKDVARKLVENNINHIPVVDEKGVLQGIVTSWDIADAVAKGKTSLRDVMTRKVIIAREDEPVEVVARRIDKYDISGLPIVDSNNKVKGIITAEDISRLVGKKMDRGGESI, encoded by the coding sequence TTGAAGACTATCAACGAGATAAATCAGAAGATCAAGGATGGAGATGCTGTTGTAGTCACAGCATCTGAAATGACAGAGATAGTGGCTGAAAGCGGGCCTAAGGAGGCTGCCCGTGAAGTAGATGTCGTAACAACCGGTACATTCGGTGCTATGTGTTCATCGGGGGCTTTTTTAAATTTTGGCCATTCTGATCCTCCTATTAAGATGGCTAGAACTTATCTCAATGGCGTTGAACTTTATTCAGGTCTTGCGGCAGTGGACGCATATATAGGCGCGGCACAGCCTAACAAGGACCCAGAACTTGGACTGGATTATGGTGGAGCCCATGTCATAGAAGATCTCATAAAAGGTAAGGAAATAGAATTGGTCGCTGAGGCATATGGGACAGACTGTTACCCCCTAAAGCATGTTGAAACCTTAATAACCTTGGATAAGCTCAACCAGGCTATAATGGTTAATCCACGTAATTGTTATCAAAATTATGCTGTTGCAGTTAATTCTACTGATGAAACACTATACACTTATATGGGCACACTTTTACCCAATTATGGCAATGTAACCTATTCAAGTGCGGGGGAGCTCAGCCCACTTATAAACGATCCCTACTTCCAGACCATCGGCTTCGGTACAAGGGTTTTCTTATGCGGAACAGAAGGTTATATTGTCGGTGAAGGCACACAACATTCAACTGATGTCGAAAGAAAGCATGGTGTACCCACAACCTCTGCAGGTACATTAATGTTAAAAGGTGACATGAAAAAGATGAAACCAGAATTTTTAAAGGCGGCTACAATGCCAAAATATGGGCCAACCCTTTATGTAGGAGTTGGCATACCCATACCAATACTCAATGAGGATATAGCAGCATCTACAGGTATCAGTGACGAGGATATCACATGTAAGGTTGTTGATTATGGCGTGCCACGCAGAGAGAGGCCAGTAGTTAAGGAAACGAATTATAAGGAGCTTAAGAGTGGTAAAATTGAGATAAATGGTATGGAAGTTCCGACTTCACCATTATCATCATTGAAAAAGGCTATAATAATAGCAGAGGAACTTAAAAGGTTGATAGAAAAAGGCGAATTCTTACTCACCTCACCAATTTATAGACTACCATCAAAAGGTTATACCCTAAGACCCCTTGAAATCAGAAAACCATCAATACTGGTGCGGGAATTGGAAAGTAAACCAGTGATAGTCACACACCCTGATGAGAATATCAAGGATGTTGCAAGAAAACTTGTTGAAAACAATATTAACCACATCCCTGTCGTTGACGAAAAGGGAGTACTTCAAGGGATCGTGACATCATGGGATATAGCTGATGCAGTTGCAAAGGGTAAAACCAGCCTCAGAGATGTTATGACAAGGAAAGTTATAATCGCCAGAGAAGACGAACCCGTAGAAGTGGTTGCACGTAGAATAGATAAATATGATATTTCGGGACTGCCAATAGTTGATTCAAATAACAAGGTCAAAGGTATTATAACAGCAGAGGACATATCAAGGCTCGTGGGGAAAAAAATGGATAGAGGGGGAGAATCCATATGA
- a CDS encoding 4Fe-4S binding protein — protein sequence MKAWLRFLPSIIGKAIISEAIKKYDIEFNILRAHITPRGGKMLAEISGPEERESIKFMEEQGIEVNPIIKVVKKDKDKCIDCGACISLCPVKAITMEKDWTVEIDDQICIGCGFCTKSCPTKSIILFE from the coding sequence ATGAAAGCATGGCTAAGATTCCTTCCAAGCATCATAGGCAAAGCCATAATATCAGAGGCGATAAAAAAATATGACATTGAATTCAACATACTAAGAGCGCATATAACACCCCGCGGGGGCAAAATGTTAGCTGAAATAAGCGGCCCCGAAGAAAGGGAGAGTATAAAGTTCATGGAGGAGCAAGGTATAGAAGTAAACCCCATAATAAAAGTTGTTAAAAAGGATAAAGATAAATGCATAGACTGCGGAGCATGCATATCACTTTGCCCAGTTAAAGCCATTACCATGGAAAAAGACTGGACAGTAGAAATAGATGACCAAATTTGTATAGGTTGTGGTTTTTGCACCAAATCTTGTCCCACAAAATCCATAATCTTATTCGAATAG
- a CDS encoding FAD-dependent oxidoreductase — translation MVIVVGSGAGGATIARELAKNGTQVTIIEKGPIVPSKHAFKCYDPPPHGVDLLKTSCVGGSTLVAAGNAIRVLEDDLKDYGINITKELDEIEKELNVKPLPKTHLGDGTKLIMEGAHSLGLPIRRMPKFINPEKCKPCGKCAFGCPRDAKWSAKEFIEDATRWGAELIQETEVKNLIIEDNRIRGVKTSDGPLYDEIVILAAGAVGTPRLLLRSGINAGETFFMDTFITVGGILKDIRFNEEVQMNAIIEMENFILAPHFATLIAKELKKEGYKEKDIIGLMVKIADENKGKVKLDGIIKENTFNDIKLLARGSAIAGSILSNIGVDTSTIVSTHPRGAHPGGTAPIGKVVDESLETSIKGLYIADASVLPKAPGAPPILTIMALALKLAKHILKG, via the coding sequence ATGGTTATAGTCGTCGGTTCGGGGGCTGGTGGCGCCACCATCGCAAGGGAACTTGCAAAAAATGGCACTCAAGTCACCATCATAGAGAAAGGCCCTATCGTACCATCAAAGCATGCATTTAAATGCTATGACCCCCCACCTCATGGCGTGGACCTTCTTAAAACTTCATGCGTAGGCGGTTCCACCCTTGTAGCGGCCGGAAATGCTATCAGAGTCCTTGAGGATGATCTAAAGGATTATGGTATAAATATTACAAAGGAACTTGACGAGATAGAAAAGGAACTTAATGTGAAACCACTCCCAAAGACACATTTAGGTGATGGCACAAAACTTATAATGGAGGGTGCACATTCACTTGGCCTGCCCATAAGGAGGATGCCAAAATTCATAAACCCTGAAAAGTGTAAACCTTGTGGAAAGTGTGCCTTCGGGTGCCCAAGGGACGCTAAATGGTCTGCGAAGGAATTCATAGAGGATGCCACGAGATGGGGTGCTGAACTCATCCAAGAAACCGAGGTTAAAAATCTTATCATAGAAGATAATAGGATAAGGGGGGTTAAAACTTCAGACGGACCATTGTATGATGAAATCGTGATACTAGCAGCGGGGGCGGTTGGAACACCAAGACTGCTCCTAAGATCAGGTATAAATGCAGGGGAAACATTCTTCATGGACACTTTCATAACAGTAGGGGGTATACTAAAGGATATACGATTCAATGAGGAAGTGCAGATGAATGCCATAATTGAAATGGAAAATTTCATATTAGCACCACATTTTGCCACGCTCATCGCAAAAGAACTCAAAAAAGAAGGATACAAGGAAAAGGATATCATAGGATTAATGGTTAAAATCGCCGATGAGAATAAGGGGAAAGTTAAATTGGATGGGATCATAAAAGAGAACACCTTCAATGATATAAAGTTGCTTGCAAGGGGATCAGCCATTGCAGGTTCCATACTCTCAAACATTGGCGTAGACACATCCACCATAGTTTCAACACATCCGAGAGGCGCCCATCCAGGGGGCACCGCCCCCATAGGGAAAGTAGTGGATGAAAGCCTTGAAACAAGTATAAAAGGACTTTATATTGCAGATGCAAGTGTACTCCCAAAGGCCCCAGGCGCCCCACCAATCCTCACAATCATGGCCCTCGCACTCAAACTCGCTAAACACATATTAAAGGGGTAA
- a CDS encoding pseudomurein-binding repeat-containing protein gives MFKKFLILVVFLGLFSVAQVSAANIEIINNETGGNVTVNYYIRQYAPQHPITKEVITLAKNGTPMVVFGNGSGKNVMIVAGVHGNELPPQLAALKLIDYLADKKINGTVYIVPFLIPSSTATSSRYWKGQNPNSIADHKGTPTNRIVQIAKERLIQALGDFHSTQPGGTPGTDAVFCSRTPTYESYKIAYYISKNSLSKLIAYEKAGLEYQGALEDVCNLEGIPSVTCEVLSPHGTVAVGSVDRSFMQMILFLKYNNIILDASLSISQVVTSANTIKNYYESYKRLPSNVTINNNYYNMGQVLYLSCKATLNINSGSTSMISVGNLKSATASYENYKRGIIYKSEYLKVARNVIGFIEVYNRAPNYASTSRGKIPFHKLVYMYTRILCFYSVNGRLPGYVTV, from the coding sequence ATGTTTAAAAAATTTTTAATACTTGTAGTGTTTCTCGGACTTTTTTCCGTGGCCCAAGTATCAGCGGCCAATATAGAGATTATAAATAATGAGACTGGAGGAAATGTTACAGTAAATTATTATATTAGACAATACGCACCTCAGCATCCAATAACCAAGGAGGTCATCACATTAGCTAAAAATGGCACTCCAATGGTGGTATTCGGTAATGGTTCTGGCAAGAATGTTATGATCGTTGCAGGTGTTCATGGTAATGAATTACCTCCACAACTAGCAGCTCTTAAACTCATAGATTATCTTGCAGATAAGAAAATTAATGGTACAGTCTATATAGTGCCATTCCTCATCCCATCATCAACAGCAACATCCTCCCGTTATTGGAAAGGCCAGAACCCTAATAGTATAGCCGATCATAAGGGGACACCAACCAATAGGATAGTTCAAATTGCCAAGGAACGTTTAATCCAGGCTTTGGGGGATTTCCATTCAACACAACCTGGAGGAACTCCAGGAACGGATGCAGTATTCTGTTCAAGAACACCAACATATGAAAGTTACAAGATAGCATATTATATAAGTAAGAACAGCCTCTCTAAGCTGATAGCATATGAGAAAGCTGGTTTAGAATATCAAGGGGCCTTGGAGGACGTTTGCAACCTTGAAGGCATACCTAGTGTTACATGTGAAGTTCTCTCCCCACATGGAACCGTGGCCGTGGGTAGTGTTGACAGATCATTTATGCAAATGATCCTATTCCTAAAATATAATAATATTATACTAGATGCTAGTTTATCAATTTCGCAGGTGGTTACAAGCGCGAATACCATAAAAAACTACTATGAATCCTATAAGAGATTACCTAGCAATGTCACCATAAACAATAATTACTATAATATGGGCCAAGTATTGTATTTGTCCTGTAAAGCTACATTAAATATAAATAGTGGCAGCACATCCATGATAAGTGTGGGCAATCTTAAGAGTGCCACAGCATCATATGAAAACTATAAAAGAGGGATAATCTATAAATCAGAATATTTAAAGGTTGCAAGGAATGTTATAGGCTTTATTGAAGTTTATAATCGCGCGCCCAATTATGCTAGTACAAGCCGTGGTAAAATACCATTCCATAAACTTGTTTATATGTACACTAGGATTCTATGCTTTTATAGTGTCAATGGTAGACTCCCGGGTTATGTGACGGTCTAG
- the pyrI gene encoding aspartate carbamoyltransferase regulatory subunit, with protein sequence MRKPKELKVKPIKNGTVIDHITSNKALHVLKILGLPDGKSRVTVAINMESSRYGSKDIVKVENRELESSEVDQIALIAPKATINIIRDYEIVEKWKVHLLDEVHGILKCPNPNCITNKREPVKTRFYVINREPVILRCHFCERLMSEDEIESQF encoded by the coding sequence TTGAGAAAACCCAAAGAACTTAAAGTTAAACCGATAAAAAATGGGACCGTCATAGACCATATTACCTCAAATAAGGCCTTGCACGTCTTGAAAATACTGGGTCTTCCAGATGGTAAAAGTAGGGTTACAGTAGCTATTAACATGGAATCTTCACGTTATGGTTCGAAGGATATTGTTAAAGTGGAGAATAGGGAATTAGAATCAAGTGAAGTGGATCAGATAGCCCTCATAGCACCCAAGGCAACCATAAATATAATAAGGGATTATGAGATAGTGGAAAAGTGGAAAGTACACCTCCTCGATGAAGTGCATGGGATATTAAAGTGTCCTAATCCAAATTGTATAACTAATAAAAGGGAGCCTGTGAAAACGCGATTCTATGTTATCAACAGAGAACCTGTTATTTTAAGGTGTCATTTCTGTGAAAGGCTCATGAGCGAAGATGAAATTGAATCCCAATTCTAG